The nucleotide sequence ACGCGCCCTCTGCTTCCAGGAGGATTGCGGCGTCGCGTGCGTCAGTGTGTTTCGCAAGCCTTTCGGCAGCCTGATCGAGCAGCGCCTGCGAATCGGTGACGTACGCCGCCTCTTTCGAGAAGTCCAGTAGGGCTCGCTCGTTCTGGTGCCGCTTGTGGAAGAAGGAGGATTCAATGAACCGGTCCACGCGCTTGTGGATCGGATTGAGCGAAAGTCCTAGCACGAGTGCCAATGCACCGTTAGCGATCAGCCCCGTTGCATGGCTGACGCCCGCGAGCGTCGTACCGAGCAGCCATTCGAGCAGTACGAACGACGCGACGACGATTGCCGACACCGCACCAACGACGAGTGCGCGACTTAGCACGAACTCGAAATCCAGTACACGCCGCTTCAATAACGCGTACGTGACAATCCACGCACCGGCGAGCCACGTCGCGTTGACGAATGCCGACTCGCCGACGATGGCAAACCACGACGAGCCGACGATGAGCGCGCCGAGGGTGCCAAGTGATGAAAATGCGAGTATGGCAATTGGGAGCGGCATGAGCGTCCACGCAACTCGTGGCCGGTCGGGCGCCGCGGAAGACGAAATGGCCATCACTGCGGCGAGCACCGTCAACAGGCTAGCTGGAATGCCGAACATTCCCGGAACGGGACTTATCCGGTCAACGAATGGCGTCGGGTCGAACCAAAGCGTGGCAATGCCGACGGACGCCGCGACGGCGCTCAAAAAGAACAACCCGACGAAGCCGCGGCCCAGCCACTCTATCCAAGTGCGAGCGGCGCTGCGCTCGCCGAACCGGGACGAAAGCGCAATGAGCAGGATCAAAGCTGCGCAAAGGGATGCCTGCGATCCCACGAGGAGGACAAGATGCAGCCAGGTCCACGGGACGACGAAAAACGTTGGATTCAGTTGGAAGCCGGTGATGAAAAGAAGCACCAGCGCGAGTGTCGCTGCGTCACGTCGCTCGTGGCGGCGCAAAACGACGAGAAGCGCACAGCCAACGAACCAGAGGTTAGCTATTGTAACGGACAGCATCACGGCGAGCTTCCAAACCCAT is from Candidatus Baltobacteraceae bacterium and encodes:
- a CDS encoding GAF domain-containing protein is translated as MKGWLLFLCALAFAITFFAAADKFGLGGRPWYGWWDSNFHPIRAFTVGIGAPVSGGASALGGLRNGDVVDLRKQNTDARFAVLYQLMGTQPVTLLAERGTSAVRLDVTGSTIWEGAWVWKLAVMLSVTIANLWFVGCALLVVLRRHERRDAATLALVLLFITGFQLNPTFFVVPWTWLHLVLLVGSQASLCAALILLIALSSRFGERSAARTWIEWLGRGFVGLFFLSAVAASVGIATLWFDPTPFVDRISPVPGMFGIPASLLTVLAAVMAISSSAAPDRPRVAWTLMPLPIAILAFSSLGTLGALIVGSSWFAIVGESAFVNATWLAGAWIVTYALLKRRVLDFEFVLSRALVVGAVSAIVVASFVLLEWLLGTTLAGVSHATGLIANGALALVLGLSLNPIHKRVDRFIESSFFHKRHQNERALLDFSKEAAYVTDSQALLDQAAERLAKHTDARDAAILLEAEGAFVAARSFGNGTIEAIDENDPAILALKTWHKPLDPHRYSGAMRGALAAPMLARGRLLGLIVLGERSGGEAYAPDEIEALSQFTHGVGSAYDVLVSARDDSIVELRASMAAMADAIARLGRETSALRRVEGG